TCCCAAGCTGGAAATGGTGGGGTTCAAATCCAACCAGATCCATTCGGTTTCCCATGGTTCCCTGCCGGATCGGCTTCGTTGGCTCATCCTCACCGACAACCGCTTGGATGCCCTGCCCGAATCCCTGGGAGAGCGTCCCCGTCTCCAGAAATTGATGTTGGCGGGAAACCGCTTGCGCTCCCTTCCAGACAGTTTATGTCACAGCTCGAACTTGGAACTGCTGCGGATCTCCGCCAACCGCCTGGAAGCCCTCCCCGATTGGCTGTTTTCGCTCCCCCAGCTGGCGTGGCTGGCCACTTCGGGCAATCCGTGTTCCTGGCAGACCTCCCCCCCCGCCGGCCAATCCATCCCGTGGTCGCGGCTTGCGATCGGGCCCGCCCTGGGCCGAGGGGCCTCCGGCGAAACCTTCCGCGCCTCGTGGGAGAACAAGCCCCTGGCCGTGAAGGTCTTCAAGGGCAAGACCACCTCCGATGGCACGCCGGAGGATGAAATGGCCACCTGCCTGGCCGCCGGGACGCACCCCCATCTGGCCGGGGTGCTGGGCGAGGTCGTGGATCACCCGGAAGGCCGGCACGCCCTGGGGATGGAGCTGTTGCCGACAGGATCCGTCACCATCGGGAATCCTCCCGATTTCCAAAGCTGCACCCGCGACACGTTTCCGTCCGATCGGAAATTCCCCCTCGAATCCATCGAAAGGATCGTTGCCGCGGTGGCATCGGTCAGCGCGCACCTCCTGGATCGCGGGATCGCGCACGGCGACCTCTACGCGCACAACATCCTCCTGGCCGGGGATGGCACTCCGTATCTGACGGATTTTGGCGCCGCCAACCGCTGGGACCCCCGAAGCGGCGCCGAGAGAAGGCGCTGGGAAACCCTGGAAGCGCGCGCGTTCGGGTGCCTGGTGGACGACCTTCTCACCCATGCCGATGTGCCTGTGCCCACCGGACACCCGCTGGCGACCCTGCGCGATGCGTGTCTGGATCCGGACCCGAGGCTTCGGCCCCGGGTGGAATCCTGGAAGATCGGATGACACTGGATTTTTCGATCCCCTGCACTGTATTTTGCATGCACCCATGAGATCCCGTTCCATCGCCCTCGCGCGGACCCTTTCTCTGCTGGCTTCCTTCGCCTGGAGCCA
This DNA window, taken from Fibrobacterota bacterium, encodes the following:
- a CDS encoding serine/threonine-protein kinase — encoded protein: MNTLSELRSGALQGATHIHLNEHLETFPPELLELSDTLRVLDLSGNRLSSLPADFSRFRNLEILFCSQNQFEVLPGVLGECPKLEMVGFKSNQIHSVSHGSLPDRLRWLILTDNRLDALPESLGERPRLQKLMLAGNRLRSLPDSLCHSSNLELLRISANRLEALPDWLFSLPQLAWLATSGNPCSWQTSPPAGQSIPWSRLAIGPALGRGASGETFRASWENKPLAVKVFKGKTTSDGTPEDEMATCLAAGTHPHLAGVLGEVVDHPEGRHALGMELLPTGSVTIGNPPDFQSCTRDTFPSDRKFPLESIERIVAAVASVSAHLLDRGIAHGDLYAHNILLAGDGTPYLTDFGAANRWDPRSGAERRRWETLEARAFGCLVDDLLTHADVPVPTGHPLATLRDACLDPDPRLRPRVESWKIG